A genomic window from Quercus lobata isolate SW786 chromosome 10, ValleyOak3.0 Primary Assembly, whole genome shotgun sequence includes:
- the LOC115963960 gene encoding uncharacterized protein LOC115963960, giving the protein MEGNNTYGASWADQWDYSNPDPIPNAVDTKKNGGTSAKYKQKVGEGLGKTKAVASTGMKKVKEGTTLGFHWIKDKYHKTTQKNKQSSNY; this is encoded by the coding sequence ATGGAAGGAAACAACACATATGGTGCATCATGGGCTGATCAGTGGGACTACAGCAACCCAGACCCTATTCCTAACGCTGTGGACACAAAGAAAAATGGAGGTACTTCTGCAAAGTACAAGCAAAAGGTTGGTGAAGGGCTTGGAAAGACTAAAGCTGTGGCTTCAACTGGCATGAAGAAGGTGAAGGAAGGGACTACCTTGGGCTTTCACTGGATCAAGGACAAGTATCACAAGACTACCCAGAAGAATAAACAGTCCTCTAATTATTAG
- the LOC115963959 gene encoding alpha-N-acetylglucosaminidase-like isoform X3, with product MGVTGVEISAGLHWYLKYWCGSHISWDKTGGAQLFSVPRAGLLPCVQDAGIVVQRPIPWNYYQNAVSSSYSFAWWDWKRWEKEIDWMALQGINLPLAFTGQEAIWQKVFQKFNVSKTDLDNFFGGPAFLAWSRMGNLHGWGGPLPQSWLDQQLILQKKILARMYELGMTPVLPAFSGNVPAALTYIFPSAKITRLGNWFSVKSDPKVCCTYLLDATDPLFVEIGKAFINEQLKEYGRTGHIYNCDTFDENTPPVDDPEYISSLGTAIFRGMQTVDDDAVWLMQGWLFSYDPFWRPLQTKALLESVPLGRLVVLDLFAEVKPIRITSEQFYGVPYIWCMLHNFAGNSEMYGILDSVASGPVDARKSENSTMVGVGMSMEGIEQNPVVYDLMSEMAFQHNKVDVKLWIHLYSKRRYGQSVPLIQDAWNILYHTVYNCTDGAYDKNRDVIVAFPDVDPSFISVLHERYNHQRKSLSRRAPIEQITDSFDKPHLWYSTSEVIHALELFIASGDELSESNTYRYDLVDLTRQAVAKYANQLFLKVIEAYRLNDIHGVACHTQKFLDLVEDMDTLLACHEGFLLGPWLESAQKLAQDEEQKKQFEWNARTQITMWFDNTEEEASLLHDYGNKYWSGLLRDYYGPRAAIYFKFLLESLEKGHDFQLKDWRREWIKLTNDWQRSRKAFPVESTGNALNISRWLYNKYLRSSDT from the exons ATGGGGGTCACTGGAGTGGAGATTTCGGCTGGTTTGCACTGGTATCTGAAGTATTGGTGTGGTTCACATATATCTTGGGATAAAACTGGTGGAGCGCAGCTATTTTCAGTACCTAGAGCAGGCTTGCTCCCCTGTGTTCAAGATGCTGGTATCGTGGTTCAGAGACCCATTCCTTGGAACTACTACCAGAATGCTGTTTCATCTAGCT ATTCTTTTGCTTGGTGGGACTGGAAAAGATGGGAAAAGGAAATTGATTGGATGGCTCTGCAAGGCATTAATTTGCCACTAGCATTTACAGGGCAAGAGGCTATTTGGCAAAAGGTTTTCCAG AAATTTAATGTAAGCAAAACGGATTTGGACAATTTCTTTGGAGGCCCTGCATTTCTTGCATGGTCACGTATGGGAAATTTGCATGG ATGGGGTGGACCACTACCACAAAGTTGGTTGGATCAACAGCTGATTCTACAGAAGAAAATTCTTGCCAGAATGTATGAACTTGGGATGACTCCAG TTCTTCCTGCCTTTTCTGGAAATGTTCCTGCAGCATTGACATATATATTTCCATCAGCAAAGATAACACGTTTGGGAAATTG GTTCTCAGTTAAGAGTGACCCCAAGGTGTGTTGCACATATCTTCTTGATGCAACTGATCCCTTGTTTGTTGAAATTGGGAAAGCATTCATCAATGAACAATTGAAAG AATATGGAAGGACTGGTCACATATACAACTG TGATACTTTTGACGAGAACACCCCACCTGTAGATGACCCAGAGTATATCTCTTCATTAGGGACTGCAATCTTCAGGGGAATGCAAACTGTTGATGATGATGCTGTCTGGCTAATGCAG GGGTGGCTGTTTTCATATGATCCATTTTGGAGACCTCTGCAAACAAAG GCACTTTTAGAGTCTGTTCCTCTGGGGAGGCTGGTCGTCCTTGATCTGTTTGCTGAAGTGAAACCCATACGGATTACTTCAGAGCAGTTTTATGGTGTTCCTTACATATG GTGTATGTTGCACAATTTTGCAGGGAACAGTGAGATGTATGGAATTTTAGATTCAGTAGCATCTGGACCAGTTGATGCTCGTAAAAGTGAAAACTCAACAATG GTTGGTGTTGGAATGTCAATGGAAGGTATAGAACAGAATCCTGTGGTTTATGACCTCATGTCTGAAATGGCATTTCAACACAACAAAGTTGATGTCAAG TTATGGATTCATTTATATTCAAAAAGACGCTATGGCCAATCAGTTCCCTTAATACAAGATGCCTGGAATATATTATATCACACTGTCTACAACTGCACAGATGGTGCATAT GACAAAAACAGGGATGTAATTGTGGCATTCCCTGATGTTGATCCTTCCTTTATTTCGGTACTGCATGAAAGGTATAATCACCAGAGAAAATCACTATCAAGAAGAGCACCCATAGAGCAAATAACTGATTCATTTGATAAACCCCATCTATGGTATTCAACTTCTGAAGTAATACATGCATTAGAACTTTTTATCGCAAGTGGAGATGAACTATCAGAAAGTAACACTTACAG GTATGACCTTGTCGACCTAACTAGACAAGCTGTAGCAAAATATGCAAACCAGCTATTCTTAAAGGTTATAGAAGCCTATCGGTTGAATGATATCCATGGAGTGGCCTGTCATACCCAGAAGTTTTTGGACCTAGTGGAAGATATGGACACACTCTTAGCTTGCCATGAGGGTTTTCTTTTGGGGCCTTGGTTAGAAAGTGCACAAAAGCTTGCTCAAGATGAAGAACAGAAGAAACAG TTTGAATGGAATGCAAGAACTCAAATAACCATGTGGTTTGACAACACGGAGGAAGAAGCTAGTCTGCTTCATGATTATG gAAACAAGTACTGGAGTGGGCTTTTACGAGACTACTATGGCCCTCGAGCAGCCATATATTTCAAATTCTTATTAGAAAGTTTAGAGAAGGGCCATGATTTTCAGTTGAAGGATTGGAGAAGGGAATGGATAAAGCTTACAAATGATTGGCAAAGGAGTAGGAAGGCATTCCCAGTGGAAAGCACCGGAAATGCTTTGAACATATCCCGGTGGCTTTATAACAAGTATTTGCGAAGTTCAGACACTTAA
- the LOC115963959 gene encoding alpha-N-acetylglucosaminidase-like isoform X2, whose amino-acid sequence MIKNNPSFSGHGDPEILIMGVTGVEISAGLHWYLKYWCGSHISWDKTGGAQLFSVPRAGLLPCVQDAGIVVQRPIPWNYYQNAVSSSYSFAWWDWKRWEKEIDWMALQGINLPLAFTGQEAIWQKVFQKFNVSKTDLDNFFGGPAFLAWSRMGNLHGWGGPLPQSWLDQQLILQKKILARMYELGMTPVLPAFSGNVPAALTYIFPSAKITRLGNWFSVKSDPKVCCTYLLDATDPLFVEIGKAFINEQLKEYGRTGHIYNCDTFDENTPPVDDPEYISSLGTAIFRGMQTVDDDAVWLMQGWLFSYDPFWRPLQTKALLESVPLGRLVVLDLFAEVKPIRITSEQFYGVPYIWCMLHNFAGNSEMYGILDSVASGPVDARKSENSTMVGVGMSMEGIEQNPVVYDLMSEMAFQHNKVDVKLWIHLYSKRRYGQSVPLIQDAWNILYHTVYNCTDGAYDKNRDVIVAFPDVDPSFISVLHERYNHQRKSLSRRAPIEQITDSFDKPHLWYSTSEVIHALELFIASGDELSESNTYRYDLVDLTRQAVAKYANQLFLKVIEAYRLNDIHGVACHTQKFLDLVEDMDTLLACHEGFLLGPWLESAQKLAQDEEQKKQFEWNARTQITMWFDNTEEEASLLHDYGNKYWSGLLRDYYGPRAAIYFKFLLESLEKGHDFQLKDWRREWIKLTNDWQRSRKAFPVESTGNALNISRWLYNKYLRSSDT is encoded by the exons ATGATCAAGAACAATCCTTCTTTCAGTGGACATGGGGATCCGGAAATCTT AATTATGGGGGTCACTGGAGTGGAGATTTCGGCTGGTTTGCACTGGTATCTGAAGTATTGGTGTGGTTCACATATATCTTGGGATAAAACTGGTGGAGCGCAGCTATTTTCAGTACCTAGAGCAGGCTTGCTCCCCTGTGTTCAAGATGCTGGTATCGTGGTTCAGAGACCCATTCCTTGGAACTACTACCAGAATGCTGTTTCATCTAGCT ATTCTTTTGCTTGGTGGGACTGGAAAAGATGGGAAAAGGAAATTGATTGGATGGCTCTGCAAGGCATTAATTTGCCACTAGCATTTACAGGGCAAGAGGCTATTTGGCAAAAGGTTTTCCAG AAATTTAATGTAAGCAAAACGGATTTGGACAATTTCTTTGGAGGCCCTGCATTTCTTGCATGGTCACGTATGGGAAATTTGCATGG ATGGGGTGGACCACTACCACAAAGTTGGTTGGATCAACAGCTGATTCTACAGAAGAAAATTCTTGCCAGAATGTATGAACTTGGGATGACTCCAG TTCTTCCTGCCTTTTCTGGAAATGTTCCTGCAGCATTGACATATATATTTCCATCAGCAAAGATAACACGTTTGGGAAATTG GTTCTCAGTTAAGAGTGACCCCAAGGTGTGTTGCACATATCTTCTTGATGCAACTGATCCCTTGTTTGTTGAAATTGGGAAAGCATTCATCAATGAACAATTGAAAG AATATGGAAGGACTGGTCACATATACAACTG TGATACTTTTGACGAGAACACCCCACCTGTAGATGACCCAGAGTATATCTCTTCATTAGGGACTGCAATCTTCAGGGGAATGCAAACTGTTGATGATGATGCTGTCTGGCTAATGCAG GGGTGGCTGTTTTCATATGATCCATTTTGGAGACCTCTGCAAACAAAG GCACTTTTAGAGTCTGTTCCTCTGGGGAGGCTGGTCGTCCTTGATCTGTTTGCTGAAGTGAAACCCATACGGATTACTTCAGAGCAGTTTTATGGTGTTCCTTACATATG GTGTATGTTGCACAATTTTGCAGGGAACAGTGAGATGTATGGAATTTTAGATTCAGTAGCATCTGGACCAGTTGATGCTCGTAAAAGTGAAAACTCAACAATG GTTGGTGTTGGAATGTCAATGGAAGGTATAGAACAGAATCCTGTGGTTTATGACCTCATGTCTGAAATGGCATTTCAACACAACAAAGTTGATGTCAAG TTATGGATTCATTTATATTCAAAAAGACGCTATGGCCAATCAGTTCCCTTAATACAAGATGCCTGGAATATATTATATCACACTGTCTACAACTGCACAGATGGTGCATAT GACAAAAACAGGGATGTAATTGTGGCATTCCCTGATGTTGATCCTTCCTTTATTTCGGTACTGCATGAAAGGTATAATCACCAGAGAAAATCACTATCAAGAAGAGCACCCATAGAGCAAATAACTGATTCATTTGATAAACCCCATCTATGGTATTCAACTTCTGAAGTAATACATGCATTAGAACTTTTTATCGCAAGTGGAGATGAACTATCAGAAAGTAACACTTACAG GTATGACCTTGTCGACCTAACTAGACAAGCTGTAGCAAAATATGCAAACCAGCTATTCTTAAAGGTTATAGAAGCCTATCGGTTGAATGATATCCATGGAGTGGCCTGTCATACCCAGAAGTTTTTGGACCTAGTGGAAGATATGGACACACTCTTAGCTTGCCATGAGGGTTTTCTTTTGGGGCCTTGGTTAGAAAGTGCACAAAAGCTTGCTCAAGATGAAGAACAGAAGAAACAG TTTGAATGGAATGCAAGAACTCAAATAACCATGTGGTTTGACAACACGGAGGAAGAAGCTAGTCTGCTTCATGATTATG gAAACAAGTACTGGAGTGGGCTTTTACGAGACTACTATGGCCCTCGAGCAGCCATATATTTCAAATTCTTATTAGAAAGTTTAGAGAAGGGCCATGATTTTCAGTTGAAGGATTGGAGAAGGGAATGGATAAAGCTTACAAATGATTGGCAAAGGAGTAGGAAGGCATTCCCAGTGGAAAGCACCGGAAATGCTTTGAACATATCCCGGTGGCTTTATAACAAGTATTTGCGAAGTTCAGACACTTAA
- the LOC115963959 gene encoding alpha-N-acetylglucosaminidase-like isoform X1: MESHFPAIISFSLIFALFSSSFAHSSTIGVEYISRILEIQDRERAPPAVQVTAARGVLRRLLPSHSSSFHFEIVSKEQCGGESCFMIKNNPSFSGHGDPEILIMGVTGVEISAGLHWYLKYWCGSHISWDKTGGAQLFSVPRAGLLPCVQDAGIVVQRPIPWNYYQNAVSSSYSFAWWDWKRWEKEIDWMALQGINLPLAFTGQEAIWQKVFQKFNVSKTDLDNFFGGPAFLAWSRMGNLHGWGGPLPQSWLDQQLILQKKILARMYELGMTPVLPAFSGNVPAALTYIFPSAKITRLGNWFSVKSDPKVCCTYLLDATDPLFVEIGKAFINEQLKEYGRTGHIYNCDTFDENTPPVDDPEYISSLGTAIFRGMQTVDDDAVWLMQGWLFSYDPFWRPLQTKALLESVPLGRLVVLDLFAEVKPIRITSEQFYGVPYIWCMLHNFAGNSEMYGILDSVASGPVDARKSENSTMVGVGMSMEGIEQNPVVYDLMSEMAFQHNKVDVKLWIHLYSKRRYGQSVPLIQDAWNILYHTVYNCTDGAYDKNRDVIVAFPDVDPSFISVLHERYNHQRKSLSRRAPIEQITDSFDKPHLWYSTSEVIHALELFIASGDELSESNTYRYDLVDLTRQAVAKYANQLFLKVIEAYRLNDIHGVACHTQKFLDLVEDMDTLLACHEGFLLGPWLESAQKLAQDEEQKKQFEWNARTQITMWFDNTEEEASLLHDYGNKYWSGLLRDYYGPRAAIYFKFLLESLEKGHDFQLKDWRREWIKLTNDWQRSRKAFPVESTGNALNISRWLYNKYLRSSDT, encoded by the exons ATGGAGTCTCACTTTCCCGccattatttctttctctctcatcttcGCGCTCTTCAGTTCCTCCTTCGCTCACTCCTCGACGATCGGAGTCGAATACATCTCGCGGATTCTCGAAATCCAGGACCGCGAGCGAGCTCCTCCGGCCGTCCAAGTGACCGCCGCTCGCGGCGTTCTCCGCCGCCTCCTTCCTTCTCACTCTTCTAGCTTCCATTTCGAAATCGTCTCCAAG GAGCAATGTGGTGGTGAGTCTTGCTTTATGATCAAGAACAATCCTTCTTTCAGTGGACATGGGGATCCGGAAATCTT AATTATGGGGGTCACTGGAGTGGAGATTTCGGCTGGTTTGCACTGGTATCTGAAGTATTGGTGTGGTTCACATATATCTTGGGATAAAACTGGTGGAGCGCAGCTATTTTCAGTACCTAGAGCAGGCTTGCTCCCCTGTGTTCAAGATGCTGGTATCGTGGTTCAGAGACCCATTCCTTGGAACTACTACCAGAATGCTGTTTCATCTAGCT ATTCTTTTGCTTGGTGGGACTGGAAAAGATGGGAAAAGGAAATTGATTGGATGGCTCTGCAAGGCATTAATTTGCCACTAGCATTTACAGGGCAAGAGGCTATTTGGCAAAAGGTTTTCCAG AAATTTAATGTAAGCAAAACGGATTTGGACAATTTCTTTGGAGGCCCTGCATTTCTTGCATGGTCACGTATGGGAAATTTGCATGG ATGGGGTGGACCACTACCACAAAGTTGGTTGGATCAACAGCTGATTCTACAGAAGAAAATTCTTGCCAGAATGTATGAACTTGGGATGACTCCAG TTCTTCCTGCCTTTTCTGGAAATGTTCCTGCAGCATTGACATATATATTTCCATCAGCAAAGATAACACGTTTGGGAAATTG GTTCTCAGTTAAGAGTGACCCCAAGGTGTGTTGCACATATCTTCTTGATGCAACTGATCCCTTGTTTGTTGAAATTGGGAAAGCATTCATCAATGAACAATTGAAAG AATATGGAAGGACTGGTCACATATACAACTG TGATACTTTTGACGAGAACACCCCACCTGTAGATGACCCAGAGTATATCTCTTCATTAGGGACTGCAATCTTCAGGGGAATGCAAACTGTTGATGATGATGCTGTCTGGCTAATGCAG GGGTGGCTGTTTTCATATGATCCATTTTGGAGACCTCTGCAAACAAAG GCACTTTTAGAGTCTGTTCCTCTGGGGAGGCTGGTCGTCCTTGATCTGTTTGCTGAAGTGAAACCCATACGGATTACTTCAGAGCAGTTTTATGGTGTTCCTTACATATG GTGTATGTTGCACAATTTTGCAGGGAACAGTGAGATGTATGGAATTTTAGATTCAGTAGCATCTGGACCAGTTGATGCTCGTAAAAGTGAAAACTCAACAATG GTTGGTGTTGGAATGTCAATGGAAGGTATAGAACAGAATCCTGTGGTTTATGACCTCATGTCTGAAATGGCATTTCAACACAACAAAGTTGATGTCAAG TTATGGATTCATTTATATTCAAAAAGACGCTATGGCCAATCAGTTCCCTTAATACAAGATGCCTGGAATATATTATATCACACTGTCTACAACTGCACAGATGGTGCATAT GACAAAAACAGGGATGTAATTGTGGCATTCCCTGATGTTGATCCTTCCTTTATTTCGGTACTGCATGAAAGGTATAATCACCAGAGAAAATCACTATCAAGAAGAGCACCCATAGAGCAAATAACTGATTCATTTGATAAACCCCATCTATGGTATTCAACTTCTGAAGTAATACATGCATTAGAACTTTTTATCGCAAGTGGAGATGAACTATCAGAAAGTAACACTTACAG GTATGACCTTGTCGACCTAACTAGACAAGCTGTAGCAAAATATGCAAACCAGCTATTCTTAAAGGTTATAGAAGCCTATCGGTTGAATGATATCCATGGAGTGGCCTGTCATACCCAGAAGTTTTTGGACCTAGTGGAAGATATGGACACACTCTTAGCTTGCCATGAGGGTTTTCTTTTGGGGCCTTGGTTAGAAAGTGCACAAAAGCTTGCTCAAGATGAAGAACAGAAGAAACAG TTTGAATGGAATGCAAGAACTCAAATAACCATGTGGTTTGACAACACGGAGGAAGAAGCTAGTCTGCTTCATGATTATG gAAACAAGTACTGGAGTGGGCTTTTACGAGACTACTATGGCCCTCGAGCAGCCATATATTTCAAATTCTTATTAGAAAGTTTAGAGAAGGGCCATGATTTTCAGTTGAAGGATTGGAGAAGGGAATGGATAAAGCTTACAAATGATTGGCAAAGGAGTAGGAAGGCATTCCCAGTGGAAAGCACCGGAAATGCTTTGAACATATCCCGGTGGCTTTATAACAAGTATTTGCGAAGTTCAGACACTTAA